The DNA window TGTAGCGTTTTACACCATCTTTATCATCATAGGATCTGTATGTCAGTTTTCCTTCGATTGCAATTTCCTTTCCCTTAGGAACATACTTCTGAAGGATTTCAGCCACTTTTCCAAAGGCAATTAAATTATGCCATTGGGTTTCTTCTACCTTCTCCCCTTTTGCATTGGTGTAATGATCAGTCGTTGCTAAAGACACACTTGCCTTTACATTTCCGCTATCGAAGTTTACCATTTCAACTTCTTTTCCTGTGTAACCAATTAATGTTACTTTGTTTCTTAGTGACATAACTATATATTTTAAAGATTAATAATTAGATCCGAGACGTTCACTGCTTTCTCAAATCTCTGTTGCAAAGATTGTCATCCCGAAACATTGCAGTCGGTTACAAACTATTTAAACTCGTTTGTAGTCGTTTACAAACGGATAATCCTTATCTTTGAATAAACATTCAGTCTATGAAAAGAGAGATCAATATTTTTGAGTTTCCATTCAATTTGGGTCTCACCAAAAAAGAACACGAGATAGAGCCAGGTGTTAGAAAACTTCCTGACTGGCTTCGAAAATTTGGCTTTCACGATAAACTTAGTCCCAGAAATACGTTCAGGTTAGAAGCTCCGGAATATACCATGTATTTTGATGAAGAAACACAGGTTAAAAATCCTGATCAGATCATTGAATATGCAAAAAGGCAATCCGAACTTATTCTCAATAATTTTAATAAAGATACATTCAATATCATGATTGGAGGTGACTGCAGTATTCTGATCGGAGCTGCCGTTGCACTAAAAAAGCTTGGAAATTTTGGATTGTTCTACCTCGATGGTCATACCGATTTTATTCCACCACAACTCTCTCCGAGCGGGGGTGTTGCAGGAATGGATCTGGCTATTGTTTCAGGAATGGGACATGAAAAATTAACGAATATTGAAGATCTAAAACCTTATTTTTTAGAAGAGAACATTTTCTGTGTCGGAAATGCAGAAATGGATGACGAAGAATATGTTGATCAGATTATCAATTCTGATGTACATTATTATGATCTTGAAAACTTAAGAAAAAACGGTTTCACAAAAACAACTGAAGATTTCTTAAAAATGATTCAGGAAAAGAATTTAGATGGCTTCTTTATCCATTTTGATGTGGATGTTTTAAAAGATGAAATTATGCCAGCTGTAGACAGTAGAATGGAAGATGGAATTGACTATGATAATGTCAAAGAAATTTTAATTCCATTGATGAAAAATAATAAGTGTTTTGGAATTGAAATCACTATATTAGACCCTGACTATGACAAAGAAGGCCTTTATACAAGGGCTTTTATTGAGAATTTAACGCAAATGATAAAAAATTAAAGCAGAAAATATGAAGCAGAAAATAAAAAGAACATTCAGGGTTTCAAAATACGTAATTTATAAAGAAACACTTGTTGATTACAAAGAGCATTTCTGGTCTTTTTTAGGTGCATTTTTCGGAATTGGGATTATTGCATTTATACAATCCCATTATCTTTTGGAACAGGAAAACATTTTTCTTATTGGTTCATTTGGAGCATCCAGTGTTTTGATCTATGGAGCCATTCAAAGTCCACTGGCACAGCCCAGAAATTTAATCGGCGGACATGTTCTTTCAGCATTGGTAGGTGTTACGATATATAAGATCGTTCCTGATATTGTTTGGCTTTCTGCACCTTTAGCTGTTGCATTTTCAATTGTTTTGATGCAATACACCAAGACATTACATCCTCCGGGTGGTGCTACAGCATTGATTGCCGTTACGTCCTCTGGTAAAATTCCTGAATTGGGATACTGGTATGCGCTATCTCCTGTTCTATCAGGATGTATCATCCTATTGCTTGTGGCTTTATTCTTTAACAATATTACTCCCAACAGAAGCTATCCTAATCATAACAGGTTAAAAAAGTTATTAAGAAAAAAACACGAACATAAAATGAAAAAATAAAAGTATGGATTGTCTTGAATGTGGCGAAAAAATACTTGGCAGGTCTGATAAAAAGTTCTGTAATGATGCCTGTCGAAATGCCTACAACAATAAACAGAACAAAGATTCTAATAATCTGATGCGGAATATCAATAATAAACTCCGTAAAAATTACCGCATTCTAACGGAAATCAATATTGATGGTAAAACTAAAATCGCCAGATCGAAACTGGATGGCTTAGGTTTTGATTTTGATTACTTCACCAACCTAAAGGTTTATAAAAATGGTTCTGAATATAAATTTATTTATGACTACGGTTACAAACTTTTAGAAGACGATTTTGTTTTGATCGTAAAAAATCAAGCATAAGTACACCAACCTAAATTAATACTATGAAAGAAGTTGTTTTAATTACCGGAGCTAATGGAATGGTCGCCCGTGAACTATCGAAAAATATTGATAAGGAATATACGGTTCGATTTTTAACGCGAAAAAAAGAAAAAAGCAACGAATACGAATGGAATATTAATAAAGGAACAATCGATGAATCTGCATTTGAAAATGTGAGTCATATTATTCATCTTGCAGGAGCTAATATTTCTGAAAAACAATGGACAGAAGAAAGGAAGAAAGAAATAATTTCCAGTCGTGTTGATTCTGCAAAGCTGATCCTGGAAACTTTAAAAAAGAAAAACATCAAACTAAAGTCTTTCATTTCGGCTTCTGCAATTGGAATTTACGGAGCCAAGACCTCACAAAAGATCTATTCCGAAGAAGATGAAAAAGCCAATAATTTTCTTGGAAAGGTGGTTATTCTGTGGGAGGAGGCAGCTGATGAATTCCTTAAAGAAAATGCTGCAGAAAGAGTCGTAAAAATAAGAACTTCTATTGTCCTTTCTGAAAAGGAAGGAGCTTTAAAAAAGATGGCTGTTCCTATTAAGTTCTGGATCGGTTCACCATTAGGAAGCGGTCAACAGTATATGCCATGGATTCATTTAAAAGACATGAGTGGGATTTATGAATTTGCATTAAAAAACCCACACATGAGGGGAGCATATAATTCAGCTTCTTCGCAACATACAACAAACGAAAATTTTACAAAAAAAATAGCGGAAGTCCTGCATAAGCCCTTGTTTATGCCCAATGTTCCTGCTTTTATATTAAAACTTATATTTGGAGAATTGTCTGTAGCGTTTTTAGAAGGCTCACGGGTTAATTCTCAAAAAATTCAGGACGCAGGATTTCAATTCCAGTTTCCAGATTTAAAAAAAGCACTGGAAGATTTACTGAAAAAGTAATATCCATTCTCAGAAAGATACCTCTTAAGAAAGTATCTGTTCAATATTGAAGTACTTGATTTCATCTGTAAATATTAAATTATGAAAGACATCATTGTAACCAAAGCACGACAGAATAATCTTAAAAACATTTCATTACAAATTCCAAAAAACAAAATCACCGTTTTTACGGGTGTTTCAGGATCTGGAAAGTCTTCTCTGGTTTTTGAAACTATTGGAGCTGAAGCCCAGCGGCAGATCAATGAAACACAAAATAGTTTTATCAGAAACCGCTTGCAACATTTTGGAGTTCCCAATGTTGATAAAATTGAAAACCTCAATGTTCCTTTTATCATCAATCAAAAGAGACTGGGTGGAAATGCCCGTTCAACGGTAGGAACAGCAACAGATATTTACGCCTCTCTCCGATTACTTTTCTCGAGAATAGGTCAACCTTTTGTAGGGTATTCTAATGTATTTTCCTTTAATAATCCTCAAGGGATGTGTCCGGAATGTGAAGGGTTGGGATATGTTCAGACTGTAAATACCGAAACGCTATTCGATAAAAATAAATCTTTGAACGAAGGTGCCATCCAATTCCCTACTTTTCAGTCTGGTGGATGGCGATTAACCCGTTATATTCATTCCGGTTATTTTGATAATGATAAAAAGCTAAAGGATTTTACAAAAGAAGAATGGGAACTATTGTTGCATGCAGAAGAACACACGCCTAAAAAGCCTTCCAAAGAATGGGGTAAAACAGTGAAATATAAAGGAGTCATTCCACGAATTGAAAATTCATTCTTAAAAAAAGACTCTCAAGAAAATGTTACCAGAAAAGAGACTTTAAAAAAAGTTATTATTACAAAGAATTGTCCGCTATGTAAAGGCCAAAGATTAAACGCTAAAATCTTGTCCTGTAAAATTGAAGGGCTCAACATTGCAGACTGCACAGCATTATCTGTTGATGATCTTCTCGCTTTTCTGCAAGACATCCCATCCAAAACTTATTCTTCGATTTTTCAGGAACTCGAAAAAAAACTGCAAAATCTAATTGACATCGGTTTACAGTATCTCACTTTGGACAGACAAACGGATACCCTTTCCGGAGGTGAATCTCAACGGATAAAGATGGTAAAGCAATTGGGAAACAGTTTGGTTGATTTATTATATATTTTTGATGAACCGAGTATAGGACTACATCCTAAAGATATCGACCATATTGTAGACATCATCAAAAAAATCAGAGATAAAGGAAATACAGTTTTAATCGTTGAACATGATCCCGATCTTATTAAAATAGCTGATCTCATTATTGATATGGGACCTGAATCAGGGAAAAATGGGGGTGAAATTATGTACCAGGGGACTTTTAAAAATTTAAAAAATGCTAAAGGTAAAACAGGAAGTTACTTTAGCAAAAAACGAAATTTTAATAAAAATCCACGTTCGGCAAAAGGATCTATTGAAATAAAAAATGGCAGCCTTTTTAATGTAAAAGATATCAGCATAAAGATTCCAACAGGAATTATGACCGTGGTAACGGGTGTTGCAGGTTCGGGGAAAAGTACCTTAATTAATAAAATTCTACCTCTCTTCTATCCTGAAGTAACCATCATAGATCAGTCCGTTTTTACAGCGAGCAGCCGTTCCAATTTATTGACCTATTTAAATTTATCAAATACGGTGAGGAAACTTTTTTCACAGGCCAATAAGGTATCTGATAAACTTTTTAGTCGTAATGGAGAAGGCGCCTGTCCAAACTGCAAAGGTTTAGGTGTTGAAAAAATAGATCTTGCCTTTATGGATGATATTGAACAGCCTTGCGAGGTATGTCAGGGTTCAGGCTATAAACCAGAAGTTTTACAATATCATTATCACAAAAAAAATATCGCTGAAATCATGGAAATGACCGTGTTGGATGCATTGCACTTTTTTCCAAAACCAGAATTCGAACATGAACTCAGCTTACTGATCAAACTGGGATTAGATTATTTAACTCTGGGACAACGGCTCGACAGCTTTTCCGGAGGTGAAAGGCAACGTTTAAAACTTACTAAAGAATTGAATCATACAGCGAAGGTTATCGTTCTCGATGAACCCAGCACCGGACTTCACCCCATTGATAATGAAAAGCTACTTTCATTCTTCGAGGAATTAATAAAAACCAGTAACACGCTGATTATTATTGAGCACAATCTGGATATTATTGCACAAGCCGACTGGATCATCGATATTGGTCCTGGAGCAGGAAAATTGGGCGGTAAAGTTGTATTTGAAGGAACCGTAGAAAATTTACTGAAAGATCATCATTCTGAAACTTCGAAATATTTGAAAAAACATTTGAACGGTAAATAAATCACTAATCATAACTGCTTTAAACCCTTGATGTTCTACAGATATCCCTTTAATTTCCCTGAATTCAAAGGAATAATGAAAGGTTCTTGAAAAAGAAACATTAATTTAGCGTTTGTATGTAAAGAAATAGTGACCATCGGGTACCCATGAATGACAGTTTAATTTTAAAGAATATAACCAAACACATTTCGCTTAATAATGAGGAAGTTACCTACTTCAACTCTTTATTGAAAGAAAGAACAGTTCAAAAAAAAGAGTTAGTTCTAAAGCAACAGCGACTCTGTAAAGAGATCTACTTTGTTCAATCAGGGCTTTTAAGAGCTTTTTACATGGATGTTTCAGGGAAAGAGTCTACTATTATGTTTGCTATGCCGGATTGGTGGATTACAGATATGTACTGCTTTATTAATCACCACCCTGCAATGCTGAATATTGAAGCATTAGAAGACAGTGTTGTTCTACAGTTAAAAAAAGATGATTTAGATAATCTGTACCTGAAAATTCCAAAGTTTGAAAGATTTTTCAGGATCATGATGCAAAATGCATACACAAGAGAGCAGCTTAGAATTATTGAAAATCTTTCACTGACAGCCGAAGAGCGGTATTATGCTTTTCTTCAAAAATATCCATTGGCAGCAGAAAGGATTACACAAAAGCAAATTGCATCCTATCTGGGGATCACACCCGAATTCTTAAGTACAATAAAAACAAATAAACACAAAAAATAACGACTCTTAAACTATCTTATTTTTTTTACATTTTAAGTTCTGTTATTTTGTTCAAAATAGAAAATATTATGCTCATACTTATTGCCGGACCCTATCGCAGTGGTACCAATGACGACCCTCAACTCATACAACAGAACTTAAATAACCTTGAATCAGCTGCATTACCTATTTTCAGAAAAGGTCATATTCCCATGATCGGAGAATGGGTGGCTCTGCCATTAATCCATCTCGCGGGTTCCAAACAGTTAGGTGATGAAGCATGGCAGGAGATACAATACCCTGTTGCCCATCGTATCCTGGAAAAATGTGATGCCATATTACGTTTGAAGGGTGCTTCAAAAGGTGCAGATGAAGATGTAAGAATTGCTAAAGAAAGAGGTTTGAAAGTTTACTATAATATTGAAGATATTCCACATGCAGAATAATAACGTAAAAATTACAAAGACAGAAATTTTATCCGATAATTGGTACACTTTAAATAAAGTTACTTATGAAAAATTAAAAAGTAACGGAACCATAGAAACTCAAAGCAGAGAAGCTTATGACAGAGGAAATGGTGCTACTATTTTACTTTACAATAAAAATTCAAAAACCGTTATTTTAACAAGGCAATTTCGATTGCCTACTTTTATTAATGGGAATACTACAGGTATGCTTATCGAAGCCTGTGCCGGATTATTGGATAATGACAATCCTGAAGACTGTATTAAAAGGGAGACGGAAGAAGAAACCGGATATCAGATCTCCAAAGTAGAAAAGATATTTGAATCTTATATGTCACCTGGCTCCGTCACTGAGATCCTTTATTTTTTTATTGCAGAATATTCTAAAGAAATGAAAACTTCAGCTGGTGGTGGGCTTGAGGAAGAGGGTGAAGATATTCAAGTTTTAGAACTTTCTTTTGATGAAACCTTAAAAATGATCGATACTGGTGAGATTAAAGATGCAAAAACAATCATGCTTCTTCAGCATTTACGCGTTAAAAATATTCTATAGCATCATATTTGCTGCTAAAAAAACTAAAATCCATAAAAACTAATTTTAAAATAAAAATATGTATTTTCATTTCCGTATTTTCATCTTAAGAATTTCTTAAAAAAGGAAGGGGAAATACATTTTAAAAATCAAAAAAATATGAGACGGCAATTTTCATTTATCCTCTTGTTATCATTATCAATAGCTACTTTTGGTCAGAAAAAAGAAACCTCAAGCAGCAAAGAAAAGGCTATTACTGAGCAATTCAAAAATGAATACAAGAAGAAAACCTATCCAAGATTTGAAGGAAAGATTGTTGTAAAGGACACTCAGGTTCAGTTTGATGACAAAACGATCCTATATGATAAATCTGATAAGGTAACCAGTTTAATATTACAACGGGGATTAATTTATCCACAACTTCTAACAGATTATCAAATGGAAAAATTCATAGAAGAAAGCACGGATAAAACCCAAAAAAGATTTCTACGTCTTCAAAAAAATCCACGTGCCGGTTTTGATGTCAACAATGTGAAATTAAGCAATACAACTGAACTCACTTTTCTAGGTTCAAATCCCAAAGCCAAGAGGTTTAGAATTACCTGTAAGGACAATAAACTGGGTAACTTAATTCAGTATCTGTTTGAGTTGACCAATAAAAATGCGGTTAAAGAAACCACGATGGAAGAATTTATTAAAAATTCTACTTTGACGTATTTGCAGCAGCAGAGGATGGATTAAATATTAAACATAAATTCCACTAATATATAGACTAATATTCACAAATAAATATTTGAAAATTCGTGATATTAGTGAAGCCATTTGTGTAATTAGTGTTAAAAAAAATAATTTCTTTCGAATCTACTTACCTATTATAAAATACAAATGTTTAAAAATATATCAAAGTCGCAAATAATCTTTTTCATTATTCTAATTACCTTTTTTTCTGTCTATAGCTTTATTTTAAAACCCATAATTAGAGAAAGATATTTATATGCTGACCTTAAAAATTTCGAAGATGGCTCTTGGAAATACACAATTATCACATTTTTCATTCTCCTGATCATTATACTTTTTGCTATAATTAAATCTAAAACAAAAGATCTTTCAAATCTACCTATTGTTATTCTCGTTTTAGGATTGTCTTGGTTTATGGGACTCCATCATCCTATCAATTATATTTTACTTTTTGTAAATATTCAAACAGGAAAAGAAAAGATTACAAGAAAATACGAAGTTGTTAACCATAAAGAACACCAAGTATTTTGGTTACATGCAGATAAAAATTCTATACACGACGATCAGGATTTTGATAAAGTGAATACATATAGAGTAAAGAAAAATTTAAAGTCAGTTTTTGAATTGAAAAATAATGATACCATTATAGTCAACTTTAAAAAAGGAATAATGGATGTTAATTACCTTTATTAAGATTTCAACCACAAATAGCACTAATATTCACAAATAAATATTTGAAAATTCGTGATATTAGTGAAGCCATTTGTGTCATTAGTGTTAAAATAAAATAAAACATGGAAATCAAAAACATCGATCACATCGTTTTAACCGTAGCCAATATCGATAAAACAATCGGGTTCTACACCCATATTCTCGGCTTCGAAGTCGTAACCTTCGGAGATAACAGAAAAGCGTTGACTTTCGGAAACCAAAAGATCAATCTTCACCAAAAAGGAAAAGAGTTTGAGCCCAAAGCAGAACATCCAACTCCCGGTTCTGCAGATCTATGTTTTATTGCTTCAACAGATATCCATGAGGTTTTAAAGGAATTACGACATAAAAACATTGAGATTATTGAAGGTATCGTTGAGAGAACAGGTGCGATGGGCAAAATAAGATCAATATATTTCAGAGATCCTGATATGAACCTTATTGAAGTAAGTAATTATATTTAAATCCCGTCATAAGTATGTCCCTGGATAAAAATGTTTTAGACGAAATACTAAATGGTTTTGATAAGGAGGAACTTGCTCCTAAAACTTTATTAACGGAAGAAGGTAAAATGGCCCGTAAATTCTACTATCTTGAAAAAGGAGTAGCCAGAGGCTGGCTTAATAATGATGGTAAGGAAATTACTTTCCAGTTTTTATTTGAAGGTAACCTTATCTCATCATGGGAAAGTTTATTTTACAATTCACCAAGTATTTATAATATCGAAATGATAGAGCCTTCTGTTGTTTACAGTACTTCTATTGAAGAGTTCAGGCAAAAGATGGAGCTTAATCCGCATATTAAGGAATTCTATTACAGTTATTTGCAAGAGCGTCTGCTTAAATATCAGAAACTTTTTATTTCGCGGATAAAGGACAGTGCCGAAGAAAGATATGCCGAATTGCTTAAACAATCACCGGAAATTTTCCGCCGCGTTCCGCAATATTATATTGCATCCTATCTGGGGATAACCTCTGTTTCGTTGAGTAGGATAAGAGCAAAAAAGTAATATTGAAGCTCTGATAGTTTATATTGTAACTCCATGATTGTTCTTCACCTCAGCCATCACAAAAGTACTGTGGGTACTTCCTATGGAATCTACAGATCCTAATTTGTTGAATACAAAATCCTGATAATGTTTCATATCCCGTACCTGAACTTTAAGTAAAAAATCAAAATCTCCTGAAATATTATAGCATTCAGCTACTTCTTCGATCTGTACAATTTCTTTCACAAATTTATTTCCTACAGACCGGTCGTGGATCTTTAATTTCACCTGACAGAAAACGGTAAAACCACGATTTAGTTTTTCAGCTTCCAAAACCGCAGCGTAATGTTTGATATAGCCTTCCTGCTCCAGTCTTTTTACCCGTTCAAAAACTGGTGATGGAGAAAGGTTTATTTCTTTGGCCAATTCTTTAACCGTCAGTTTAGCATTCTTTTGCAGGATTCTTAACAGTTGAAGATCCTTATCGTCGAGTCTTTCCACAGGATAATATTCTTTTTTCGATTGATTTTTTCAAATTTACAGAATAAATAACTTTAAAATTAAATTAAAACAAAATTTTATTCCTAATATTTAAAACAATACCAACAAAATAACTTTATTCAATACCTTTACACCCTATTTTGTTCTTTAACATACTTCATCAAACGGAAAAGGTTTTACTTAACGTAAATTAATAGGGAATCGTGTGAAAATCACGAACTGTCGCGCAACTGTAAGTAACACACCAAAGGTTTTTGTCCTTGCAGATCCACTGCCAGAAGCGGGAAGGATGACAAAACTGTTACAAGTCAGGAGACCTGCCTGTTCCGAATTGACAATGCTTTCGCGGTTTGAAGCTTTTGGTCATACAGATGATACTTTTTGAACGTATTGGGTTGTTTAGACTTGGAATGGATATGAGTTTAAACGCAAAGATTTATTATAAAGATTCCTTAGTTTTAAGGAGCAAAGAGATGCGACGCTGTCGCTGATGAAGCTTATGGATAAAACGCATGCTTCTTCAAAATCAATGAAATTGATTTCTCCTTTGCCTTCTTAAATAAGAAGAATTAGAAATAAACTTTGCGTTAAAAAAAATTATTTCAAAGTTACTCTCTAATCTCTTCCTTAAACAGGAAAATTACGTCCATATTGTATCTTCTCTATTGCTGAAAACTCTTTCCCGATCGTATTACGAAGCATTCTAAAAGAACTTTTAAAAACTAAAATTTAATTAAAAGTTTAAAAGAAAATGCAAACACACATCCTAGGTTACCCGCGAATTGGTAGCAACAGAGAACTCAAAAAAGCCTGCGAGCAATATTGGTCGGGCAAAACAACATTACAGGAACTTTTAGAGGTTGGAAAAACCATCAGAAAACAAAACTGGAAATTACAACAGGATGCCGGAATCGATCTTATTCCATCGAATGATTTTTCATTCTACGATCAGGTATTGGATATGACACTGTCAGTTGGTGCTATTCCTGCCCGTTATCAGGACATTACTTCAAATGAACTTGATCTGTATTTTGCTATGGCAAGAGGCCATCAGAAAGAAGGTTTAGATATTACGGCGATGGAAATGACAAAATGGTTTGACACCAATTACCATTATATCGTTCCTGAATTTCAGAAAGATCAACAATTCAGATTATTCTCCAATAAGATCGTCAATGAATTTATTGAAGCTAAAGAAGCAGGGATCAGTGTAAAACCTGTTATCATTGGATTGGTAACGTATTTACTATTAGGAAAGGAAAAAGAAGATGGCTTTGACAAACTAGATCTGGTTCAGAACTTGCTTCCTGTTTATACTGAAATTTTAAAAGAGTTAGAAAATAATGGTGCTGAATGGATCCAGTTTGATGAACCGTTTCTAGCTTTAGATCTTGATCAAAAAGCAAAAGAAGTTTACCAATCTGTTTATACTCAGATCACAGAACAATTCCCGAATCTTAAATTCATCGTTACCACCTATTTTGATGGATTAAAAGATAATCTTTCACTAGCGACTACTCTACCAATTGATGCTTTACATATTGATCTGGTACGCGCTCCGGAACAGTTGGATGAAGTTCTTACTGCCATTCCTGAAACGTTGATTCTGTCATTGGGAGTTGTTGACGGAAGAAATATCTGGAAAAATGATTTCAACCAGTCTCTGGCTTTTATCAAGAAAGCCATAACCGCATTAGGTTCTGAAAGAGTTTTTATTGCTCCTTCATGCTCACTACTTCACTCTCCTTTCGATCTTGATCTGGAGAAAAATGAAAAGATATTATCTCCTGAAATCAAGCAATGGATGGCTTTTGCCAAACAGAAGGTTTCTGAAATTGTTACTTTGAAAAAATTAGCCTCAGAAAATCCAGATTATAGCACACTGCAGGAGTTGGCTGAAAATAAACAAGCTATTGAAAACCGTAAAGTTTCAACCTTAATTCATAATCAGGATGTGAAAAATCGTGTTGCGGTAACGACAGAAAATGATGCGCAAAGAAACAGTCCGTTTAATGTAAGAAAAGAAGCACAGCAGAATGCACTAGAACTTCCGTTATTCCCAACCACTACGATTGGATCTTTCCCTCAAACTAAAGAAGTAAGAAGCTGGAGAGCCCAATTCAAAAAAGGAGATCTGACGGCTCAGAAGTACGATCAATTGCTTAAAGAAGAAACCCAAAGAACCATCAACTGGCAGGAAGAAATAGGAATTGATGTGTTGGTTCATGGAGAATTTGAACGAAATGATATGGTTGAATATTTTGGGGAGCAACTGGCTGGATTTGCATTTACTCAAAATGGGTGGGTTCAGAGTTATGGAAGCCGTTGTGTAAAACCACCCGTCATTTATGGAGATATTCACAGACCACAACCGATGACCGTTTATTGGTCACAATACGCTCAATCTTTAACGCAAAAATGGGTTAAAGGAATGTTGACAGGTCCTGTAACGATCCTTCAATGGTCTTTTGTACGCGATGATCAGCCTCGTTCTACAACCTGTAAGCAGATTGCTTTGGCAATCCGTGACGAAGTAAACGATCTTGAAAAAGCAGGAATCAGAATTATCCAGATCGATGAACCCGCCATCAGAGAAGGTCTTCCTTTACGAAAAGCCGAATGGCAGAATTACC is part of the Chryseobacterium paludis genome and encodes:
- a CDS encoding single-stranded DNA-binding protein — protein: MSLRNKVTLIGYTGKEVEMVNFDSGNVKASVSLATTDHYTNAKGEKVEETQWHNLIAFGKVAEILQKYVPKGKEIAIEGKLTYRSYDDKDGVKRYITEIRIDEILLLGGGNK
- a CDS encoding arginase family protein translates to MKREINIFEFPFNLGLTKKEHEIEPGVRKLPDWLRKFGFHDKLSPRNTFRLEAPEYTMYFDEETQVKNPDQIIEYAKRQSELILNNFNKDTFNIMIGGDCSILIGAAVALKKLGNFGLFYLDGHTDFIPPQLSPSGGVAGMDLAIVSGMGHEKLTNIEDLKPYFLEENIFCVGNAEMDDEEYVDQIINSDVHYYDLENLRKNGFTKTTEDFLKMIQEKNLDGFFIHFDVDVLKDEIMPAVDSRMEDGIDYDNVKEILIPLMKNNKCFGIEITILDPDYDKEGLYTRAFIENLTQMIKN
- a CDS encoding HPP family protein, translating into MKQKIKRTFRVSKYVIYKETLVDYKEHFWSFLGAFFGIGIIAFIQSHYLLEQENIFLIGSFGASSVLIYGAIQSPLAQPRNLIGGHVLSALVGVTIYKIVPDIVWLSAPLAVAFSIVLMQYTKTLHPPGGATALIAVTSSGKIPELGYWYALSPVLSGCIILLLVALFFNNITPNRSYPNHNRLKKLLRKKHEHKMKK
- a CDS encoding TIGR01777 family oxidoreductase encodes the protein MKEVVLITGANGMVARELSKNIDKEYTVRFLTRKKEKSNEYEWNINKGTIDESAFENVSHIIHLAGANISEKQWTEERKKEIISSRVDSAKLILETLKKKNIKLKSFISASAIGIYGAKTSQKIYSEEDEKANNFLGKVVILWEEAADEFLKENAAERVVKIRTSIVLSEKEGALKKMAVPIKFWIGSPLGSGQQYMPWIHLKDMSGIYEFALKNPHMRGAYNSASSQHTTNENFTKKIAEVLHKPLFMPNVPAFILKLIFGELSVAFLEGSRVNSQKIQDAGFQFQFPDLKKALEDLLKK
- a CDS encoding excinuclease ABC subunit UvrA; protein product: MKDIIVTKARQNNLKNISLQIPKNKITVFTGVSGSGKSSLVFETIGAEAQRQINETQNSFIRNRLQHFGVPNVDKIENLNVPFIINQKRLGGNARSTVGTATDIYASLRLLFSRIGQPFVGYSNVFSFNNPQGMCPECEGLGYVQTVNTETLFDKNKSLNEGAIQFPTFQSGGWRLTRYIHSGYFDNDKKLKDFTKEEWELLLHAEEHTPKKPSKEWGKTVKYKGVIPRIENSFLKKDSQENVTRKETLKKVIITKNCPLCKGQRLNAKILSCKIEGLNIADCTALSVDDLLAFLQDIPSKTYSSIFQELEKKLQNLIDIGLQYLTLDRQTDTLSGGESQRIKMVKQLGNSLVDLLYIFDEPSIGLHPKDIDHIVDIIKKIRDKGNTVLIVEHDPDLIKIADLIIDMGPESGKNGGEIMYQGTFKNLKNAKGKTGSYFSKKRNFNKNPRSAKGSIEIKNGSLFNVKDISIKIPTGIMTVVTGVAGSGKSTLINKILPLFYPEVTIIDQSVFTASSRSNLLTYLNLSNTVRKLFSQANKVSDKLFSRNGEGACPNCKGLGVEKIDLAFMDDIEQPCEVCQGSGYKPEVLQYHYHKKNIAEIMEMTVLDALHFFPKPEFEHELSLLIKLGLDYLTLGQRLDSFSGGERQRLKLTKELNHTAKVIVLDEPSTGLHPIDNEKLLSFFEELIKTSNTLIIIEHNLDIIAQADWIIDIGPGAGKLGGKVVFEGTVENLLKDHHSETSKYLKKHLNGK
- a CDS encoding Crp/Fnr family transcriptional regulator, which gives rise to MNDSLILKNITKHISLNNEEVTYFNSLLKERTVQKKELVLKQQRLCKEIYFVQSGLLRAFYMDVSGKESTIMFAMPDWWITDMYCFINHHPAMLNIEALEDSVVLQLKKDDLDNLYLKIPKFERFFRIMMQNAYTREQLRIIENLSLTAEERYYAFLQKYPLAAERITQKQIASYLGITPEFLSTIKTNKHKK
- a CDS encoding DUF4406 domain-containing protein, producing MLILIAGPYRSGTNDDPQLIQQNLNNLESAALPIFRKGHIPMIGEWVALPLIHLAGSKQLGDEAWQEIQYPVAHRILEKCDAILRLKGASKGADEDVRIAKERGLKVYYNIEDIPHAE
- the nudK gene encoding GDP-mannose pyrophosphatase NudK; translation: MQNNNVKITKTEILSDNWYTLNKVTYEKLKSNGTIETQSREAYDRGNGATILLYNKNSKTVILTRQFRLPTFINGNTTGMLIEACAGLLDNDNPEDCIKRETEEETGYQISKVEKIFESYMSPGSVTEILYFFIAEYSKEMKTSAGGGLEEEGEDIQVLELSFDETLKMIDTGEIKDAKTIMLLQHLRVKNIL
- a CDS encoding VOC family protein, producing the protein MEIKNIDHIVLTVANIDKTIGFYTHILGFEVVTFGDNRKALTFGNQKINLHQKGKEFEPKAEHPTPGSADLCFIASTDIHEVLKELRHKNIEIIEGIVERTGAMGKIRSIYFRDPDMNLIEVSNYI
- a CDS encoding Crp/Fnr family transcriptional regulator; this encodes MSLDKNVLDEILNGFDKEELAPKTLLTEEGKMARKFYYLEKGVARGWLNNDGKEITFQFLFEGNLISSWESLFYNSPSIYNIEMIEPSVVYSTSIEEFRQKMELNPHIKEFYYSYLQERLLKYQKLFISRIKDSAEERYAELLKQSPEIFRRVPQYYIASYLGITSVSLSRIRAKK